In Brachypodium distachyon strain Bd21 chromosome 2, Brachypodium_distachyon_v3.0, whole genome shotgun sequence, one genomic interval encodes:
- the LOC104582592 gene encoding transcription factor LG2, whose translation MSAGMEAELEAAQRRFRLWFRGLRSLRRDLRSARWAGDDPAQLGKLAGGFVAHFSDYCAARAELDPVLLLSAPWASPAERGAAYWLAGWRPTTVVHLLYTESSRRFEAQLPDLLLGVRSGNLGDLSPAQLAQIDELQRRAVAEEDALSREMARLQEGHGVVGGDGDLDVEGIVRRAGAVVAGADALRLRTLKRAVEILEPAQAAELLVAMADMEIGFREFGLKHGDGGGEPSRGA comes from the coding sequence ATGAGCGCGGGAATGGAggcggagctggaggcggcTCAGCGGCGCTTCCGGCTCTGGTTCCGCGGGCTGCGTTCCCTGCGGCGGGACCTCCGGTCGGCCCGCTGGGCCGGCGACGACCCGGCCCAGCTGGGGAAGCTGGCGGGCGGCTTCGTGGCCCACTTCTCCGACTACTGCGCCGCGCGGGCCGAGCTGGACCCGGTCCTGCTGCTGTCGGCGCCCTGGGCGAGCCCCGCGGAGCGTGGCGCCGCCTACTGGCTGGCCGGGTGGCGGCCGACCACGGTGGTCCACCTGCTGTACACCGAGTCCAGCCGCCGGTTCGAGGCGCAGCTCCCTGACCTGCTCCTGGGCGTGCGGTCGGGCAACCTGGGCGACCTCAGCCCGGCCCAGCTGGCCCAGATCGACGAGCTCcagcgccgcgccgtcgccgaggaagacgcgCTCTCAAGGGAGATGGCGCGGCTGCAGGAGGGCCACGGCGTCGTTGGCGGAGACGGGGATCTGGACGTGGAGGGGATCGTGAGGCGCGCCGGGGCCGTGGTGGCAGGGGCCGACGCGCTGCGGCTGCGCACCTTGAAGCGCGCCGTGGAGATCCTCGAGCCGGCGCAGGCCGCCGAGCTGCTCGTCGCCATGGCCGACATGGAGATCGGCTTCCGGGAGTTCGGGCTAAagcacggcgacggcggtggcgagccGAGCCGCGGCGCGTAG